The DNA segment GGAGGGAGGAGACCCCAGAGGGATTCAAAAATAAGAATACCTTTAAATAGAGGCATTGCATAATGAGCCAATGTCTGTCAATGAGAATGGGGATGATGGGCTTGAGAAAGCACACAGGAAGCAGTTGCCCATATGATCACATGTTTCTGGATGAGGGTGGGTGAATGTGTAAGGGTGGCCATGTTTGCATTGGAATCAGCAAGACTAAAAGGTACAATAGGCATTGGAAGAGTTTTAAACAGCTTGGGTGAAGTGGAGGCAGGTTGCGTTATAGAGTTTGTGATAGGTCGTATTACTAATGGCATGGACATGTGGCTAGAAGAGCATTATGGAGGTGGGGAAAAGCAAAGGCTGATGATTGAATTGTCTTGATATTAGAAAGAAGTCCCTGAGCTTCTCACACTTTTGCTTGGTGGGAAGGATGGTGGATACAGGGAAAGCCCTTCAAATGGAACTATTTTGTGTGCACGATATTAAAAAGAATTGACAGAGTGTATATTCAACAaggttgatttatttttaatacattttaGGTCATTCATATCACGTGAACATCAGTGGTGAGGCTAGCATGAATTGCCCATCCGTAATTGCCCTGGAGTCAGTGTTGGCGAGCCTGTCTTCTTGAAACGTTGCTGTTCCTGGGGTGTAGGGGCATCCAGTTTCCTGTTAGACAGAGGGTTCCAGGATAACAGTGATGGAATAGGAGATatggttccaaatcaggatggtgacagACATTTAGGGGAAATTTCAaccggtggtgttcccatgtatctgctgcccttgtcctgctagGTAGCACAGGTTTCATATTTGGAAGGTCTTGTTAAagtggtgaattactgcagttcaTCCCGGGTCGatgatgcacactgctgccacgGCCCATTGTTACTGAAGGGACTGtattttggaggtggtggatgaggTGCTGCTGAAGtagttgctttgttctggatggtgtcaagcttcttgagtgtcattggagctgcacccatcaagACAAGTGAAggctattccatcacattcctcgcTTGTGCCTTTTGGATGGCATACAGGCTTTGGGGAAACAGGAGGCAagctacttgctgcagaattcctagcctctgacttgctcttgcgaCAACATATGTAAAAATCTCATCTAGTTCTTTTGGGTAACACCCAGGCCATTGATAATGGGGGAATTCAGTATTcgtaatgcaattgaatgtcaaggggtgataatTAGATGCTCTTAAGTTGAAggtggtcattacctggcacttgtgtggcacaaatgtcatttgccacttatcagcccaattctggattttgtccagatcttgctgcctATAGGCACACAGTACTTCAGTACCTGAAGAGTTGAGAATAGCAGTGaaaattatgcaatcattggtgaacatctccatttctgaccttatgacagagggaaagtcTTTGATGAGGcggttgaagatggttgggcctagagcAGTACCCGAAGGAacacctacagagatgtcctgaaattgaagtgactgacctccaacaaccacaattgTCTTGCTTTGTGCTAGGTCTGACTGTAACCAGTGCAGAGGTTTCCCTAATGCCCACTGACTCCAATTTGGTCAGCCCCCATTTCTCGATATCACTGGGAACgagttgaattggctgaagaccaaTGTTGGGAAGCTTAGAGgcagaggctgagatggatcatccattagTCAacgtctggctgaagattgttgtaaatgcCTTGTCTATTGCATTAATATGCTGAGCTCCCCCACATTTGAGgatggcaacatttgtggagcctTCACTTCCTATAGCTGTttcattgtccaccatcattcatgactggatatagCAGGTCTAGAAAGCTTACGTATGATCAGTTAGTCCTGTCTATTGAATGCTTCTTTCGCTGTTTGGTATTCCAGTACTTGTATACTGTAGCTTTACCAAATTGACTCTCCATTTtaagatatgcctggtgctgttcctggcataccctcctgcaaTCCTTATTGAACTGCGGATGATCTCTCAGCCTGGTGGTACTGGTAATGTGGAGCGATATGTTGGGCTGTGAGGTTAGAGACTGCAGTCAAATACAAATTTGCCGTCGACACCCAGCACCTCCTGGCtgtccagttttgagttgctagatctgttgaaAGGCTGTCCCAGTCATCACGTAGTATGTGATGGAGGTatactcaatgtgaaggtgggatcttgtctccacaaggactgtgctaTGGTCACTCTTGCTAATAGTGTCATGGACTCATCTTCAGTATGTAGACTGGTGAAGATGAGCTGAAGTAGATTCTTCTCTTTATCATAGGCCTCTGCCACCAGCCACAGACCCAGTTTGGCAGCGATATCCTTTGAGACTCAGTCATCCCAGTTAGTAATAGTGCTCCTTAGCTATTCTTggtaatggacaatgaagaagcccacccagagtacattctgcgaCCATGTCAACCTCAGTGCTTCTTTCAACTGGTGCTCAACATGAAGGAGTTCATCAGCAGACGAGTggacagtacatggtaatcagagGAGgcttccttgtccatgtttgacccactGAAACTTCATAGAGCCCAGAATCAATGTTGAAGATTCACAGTGCAACTCCTTCCAGGGTGTATATTGACATGCATCAGCTCTGTTCCATGAGCACAGATAGCAATGGTGGTGTCAGGCTGTTGGCCATAAGGTACAAATCTGTGAAAATGACTACATCAAACTGTTGCTCAGCTAATCTGTgggacaactctcccaattttacCACAAGCCCCTGGATGTTGGTAATGTCATGCCCTTATTCAGAAAGGGAgggaaaatgtgggaaattaaagaccagttagcttaacatctgttattgggaaagaattagaattagttaTCAAAGAAGCAATaccaggacatttggaaagtcaaaacgctGTTCATCAGAGTCAGCCCAGTTTTGTGAAGAGCAAATTACGTTTGACtgatttgctagagttctttgaagaagtaacaagcaaagtggataatgggaaTCCTGTGGATGCAATATATCTGGTCTtctgaaagcatttgataagatgccacacaaaAGATTAATTTACAAGGTTGAATCATATGGGATTAGGGGTAAAATTATTAGCCTGGATAGATGACTGGCTGCTGGACATAAGACaaagagtcaggataaatggttTTCTTCTGAATgacaagatgtaactagtggggtgccacagggttcggTCCTTGGACCccactatttacaatctacatgaatgacttggatacagggatgGAAGGCTCTTTGGTCAAATTTGCCGACGACACAAAAATAAGCAGGACAATAAATTGCATTGAGGAAACaggaaccttacaaatggatatagataggttaggaggGTGGGCTAAAATGTGGCCGATGGCATTTAATGTCGATAAAtgcgaggtcatgcattttgattGTAAAAGGCGACCTATCATCTTAATGGGGAGAGTCTTCAGGGTTctctggtgcagagggatctagatgtcctcgttcatgagtcacagaaaacgagcatgcaggtacagcagataataaagtgaattgaatgttgacttttatagttaaaagaatagaatagaaaaggTAAGGAAGGATTGTTGCAAcgatacaaggtattggtgagaccacacctggagtattgtgcagagttttggtccccttatttgaggaatgaTGTCGTggtattggaggtagttcagaggagattcaataGATTGATCCGAGAGATGAGGGggttgtcgtatgaagagagattgaacagtttaggcttaTACTGTCTGGATTtgaagaatgaagggagatcaaattgaggtattcaaagaTAAAAGGAATGGATAAAACAgacatggagcagatgcttcctcttgtggggcattccaCGAGATGTCATATTCAAAGGGGTAGCAATTTTAAAACCGAGCTGAGGAGTAACTACTTTTCCCAcagggttgtgaatttgtggaattcgctacctccaaagtgcggtggatgctgggacagtgagaaAAGTTAAGGGGGAGTTAGACCAATTTTTAAtaggtaatgggttgaagggttatggggagaaggcaagaaaatgggtgTGAGGACCAGACCAGCTTTGAtcgaatggcggaacagactcgatgggctgagtggcctaattctgctcctatatctaatgaACTTTGCAGGGCTGGTTTTGCCCTAGTCTTTTCCGGTGCCTAGGTCAAGACAGGGTGAATCGGTCCAGTGCGATTTATTTTTTTTATCCTTAATcgcagtttgatacaactgagtggcttgttgaGCCATTGCAGTAAGCAGTTAAGACTCAGAGTGAATTATATTCCTGTGTGTGttggggcggcatagtggctcagtggttaacactgctgcctcacagcagcagggtcccaggtttgattccagcctcgggcaaatgtctgtatggagtttgcacgttctccctgtgtctgcatgagatttcctctgggtgctccggtttcctcccagagtccaaagatgtgcaggtcaggtgaattggccatgctaaattgcccatagcgttaggtgcattagtcagagggaagtgggtctggatgggttactcttcggagggtctgtgtggactggttgggccgaagggcctgtttccacactgtcgaggacctaatctaatctaatcatgtataTCAGACCAAATAAATAGGGCAGATTTTCGTCACTAattaaatgggtttttacaatgattGATAGTTACATGCTAATTGCTAGTCTAGCTTTTAATCAAATAtgtagtgaattcaaatttcaccatttgctatgatgggattcaaatctatgtccccagaacattaacctggtgCTCTGGTTACTAGTTCAGTGATACTACCCCTACCCCTAGCCCCCCCAGAACATTGCCCTAGCCTGGAGTTTATTAACATAAGTAGAAACAGATCCCAATGAGCATCGAAGTGACTGACAGCAATATCCCATCATTGCAGTCAGTAATGAACTTGGTGGTGTTTCAGCAGTTGGGATGATTGActgaatctcttcccacacttgAAGCATGTGAATGATCACTCTCCAGTTTCTGCCtagtgtggatccgctggtgtgTCGACAGGCTGGATGACAgagtgaaccccttcccacactcggagcaggtgaacggcctctccccggtgtggactcGCCGGTGCACCAGCAGGTTGGAGGAATTAGTGAATCCATTTCCACAGTCAGGgcagatgaatggcctctccccggtgtggactcGCTGGTGTCTCCGGAGgtgggatgactgagtgaatccctttccGCACACGGAGCAGACGAATGGGGTCTCTCCAGTGTAACTGCGCCGGTGTGTTTCCAGCTCAGACGGGAATCGGAACCCCTTGCCACAGTCCCCGCACTTCCATGGTTTCTCCCTTTTATGGCTCCATTTGTGCTTCGACAGCCCAGAGGCTTGGCTGAAACCCCGTCCACACACAGGACATATGTATGGTTTCTCTTCACTGTGAACAGCACATTTCCCCTCCATGTGGTTATGATATATTGGATAATGCTCTCAGATCCTGAAGtttccaaaatgtgaatcctcccCTTCTACTTCCTATGAAATTGTTATGAAACAGAAAAAAGCAAGAGTGAGGGACTCACAAAAGTTCAAAGACACATTTGGACATCAACCCTAACGTCTCAATGTAGTTCAGTGGCAAATGTTTCCTTATAACACTCCTGTGAAACAGCTTGGAATGATCTATTACACAAAAGGCACTATATGAATGCAAATTATTGTTAATTTGGACATATATTGCTCTTTCTTCTTCATCGCTGGGTGAATAACCTGTAACTCCTCACCCAACAGAATTGTAAGAGCACCTTCATCACATAGACTGCACTAGTTCTAAAAGaccaaacatcatcttctccATGTACAACTGTGAATGGACAACACCATATTAGCTGGTCTTGTTAgtgaaagagcaggagagttggacGATCTGAACTGCAGAGAGTCAGCACAGGCATAACGAGCGAAATAGCATCTTTTTGCAGTGTGATTAGTTAACTATTCTCTGACTGcttttaaacattcattcacaggacaagggtgtcactggcttggccatCATTcatcgcccatccctaattgcccagagggcagttaagggtcaaccacattgctgtgggtcaggaaccACATAGTAaagaggtaaggatggcagtttcagtcCTTAagggatgttagtgaaccagatggtacagtcatagagtcatagaaatgtacagcatggaaacagacccttcggtccaacccgtccatgccgaccagatatcccaccccaatatagtcccacctgccagcacccagcccatatccctccaaatccttcctattcatataccaatccaaatgcctcttaaatgttgcaattgtaccagcctccaccacttcctctggcagctcattccatacacgtaccaccctctgtgtgaaaaagctgccacttaggtctcttttatatctttcccctctcaccctaaacctatgccctctagttctggattctcccatccaagggaaaagattttgtctatttatcctatttatgctccacataattttgtaaacctctataaggtcacctctcagcctccgccgctccaggaaaacagccccccccgtagctcaaatcctccaaccctggcaacatccttgtaaatcctttctgaaccctttc comes from the Chiloscyllium plagiosum isolate BGI_BamShark_2017 chromosome 45, ASM401019v2, whole genome shotgun sequence genome and includes:
- the LOC122543901 gene encoding zinc finger protein 664-like, which produces MEGKCAVHSEEKPYICPVCGRGFSQASGLSKHKWSHKREKPWKCGDCGKGFRFPSELETHRRSYTGETPFVCSVCGKGFTQSSHLRRHQRVHTGERPFICPDCGNGFTNSSNLLVHRRVHTGERPFTCSECGKGFTLSSSLSTHQRIHTRQKLESDHSHASSVGRDSVNHPNC